In a single window of the bacterium genome:
- a CDS encoding glycosyltransferase, with the protein MTEPKIGIYGSEKLNGGVYNMLASFNKGLHDAFKAKFYDVEYMYKYHEDKILPDLSIAFNGSGADFWEFYLNKGIPHIMWAVDSIFMHIYAAKLSMKFPNFIFACVSTSDIKAINHFMPNLPFLYLPHAVDTDFWLPDNSEKEHDIVFLSTLQDFEEKINNFRQNWDKKRFDQFMTIYEYALQNPDKSFWDIYNYFAIIFNFDMLDLNAYYQMFNSLCYTVTYTRRVHLINKLKDFNVKVWGSPVWEKYISGNVQYMGAADIKDSLKIVPKSKIVLHLQPMQILDGLHERILNATSANSFILTDNNDVIKQSFGDTLGYYNGYTFDNLPETVNYYLNNNAIREEKSNQSRKITLQNHTWRNRVTEIFDIINAVNDINE; encoded by the coding sequence ATGACTGAACCGAAAATTGGAATATATGGCAGCGAAAAATTAAATGGCGGCGTTTATAACATGCTTGCAAGTTTTAATAAGGGTCTACATGATGCATTTAAGGCAAAATTTTATGATGTTGAATATATGTATAAATATCATGAAGATAAAATATTACCTGATTTGAGTATAGCCTTTAATGGCAGTGGCGCAGATTTTTGGGAGTTTTATCTTAACAAAGGAATTCCTCATATTATGTGGGCTGTAGACTCAATTTTTATGCATATTTATGCGGCAAAATTGTCCATGAAATTCCCTAATTTCATATTCGCGTGCGTTTCTACTTCAGACATAAAAGCTATTAATCATTTTATGCCCAATTTACCGTTTCTATATCTACCTCATGCTGTAGATACTGATTTTTGGCTGCCCGATAACTCAGAAAAAGAGCATGATATAGTTTTTCTTTCTACATTGCAAGATTTTGAAGAAAAAATAAATAATTTCAGACAAAATTGGGATAAAAAAAGATTTGATCAATTTATGACAATTTATGAATATGCGCTGCAAAATCCTGACAAATCTTTTTGGGATATTTATAATTATTTTGCGATTATTTTTAATTTTGATATGCTTGACTTAAATGCGTATTATCAGATGTTTAACAGTCTTTGTTACACTGTGACATACACGAGAAGGGTTCATCTTATTAATAAATTGAAAGATTTTAATGTCAAGGTTTGGGGTTCTCCGGTGTGGGAAAAATATATTTCCGGAAATGTTCAATATATGGGAGCTGCTGATATAAAAGATTCATTAAAAATAGTACCTAAATCAAAAATTGTACTGCATCTTCAGCCCATGCAAATATTAGATGGACTTCATGAGCGAATATTAAATGCAACTTCAGCTAATTCTTTTATACTTACAGATAATAATGATGTTATAAAACAGTCTTTTGGCGATACGCTCGGCTATTATAACGGTTATACCTTTGACAACCTTCCTGAAACCGTTAATTATTATTTGAATAATAATGCAATAAGAGAAGAAAAATCCAATCAGTCAAGAAAAATTACATTACAAAATCATACATGGCGCAACAGAGTGACAGAGATTTTTGATATTATTAATGCTGTGAATGATATAAATGAGTGA